Part of the Cuniculiplasma divulgatum genome, CTGATACTATCCTGGATATACTCTTCCACTGTTCCTTTCCTACAGTCTTCCTTAAATTTTTTATGAAGTGAAAGTGGCAGTACTGCCATAATGATTCAGGGAATGATTCCCTTACTGCCTTCATTATTCCCTTATGTCCGTCTGATATTACGAGCTTTATTCCTGTTAATCCCCTTTTCCTGTAATTTAAAGAAGAAGTTGTTCCAGTCCATTTCATCCTCTGAACTGTATATATCCATTGATAATATCTGCCTTATTCCATTGCTGTTTTCACCAATTGATGTGTATAGTGCCATTGATTTGTATTTGCCATTCTCTCTGACCTTAAAGTAAGTAGCATATATGTACAGGTATACTATTTTATCATCTATTCTATTCTCAAGGAACTCCTTTACCCTAGTATCAAGATCCTTATTCAACGATGATACATACTCTGGTGATACATTTACTCCCAGGCTGTTTATTATACTGTTAACAGATCTTGTTGATACGCCATTGATGTACGATTCTACTATTACAGAATTCAATGTCTTTTAAACAGTAGAGTATCTATCAAATATCACGGTTTCAAATGTACCTGACCTTATGTCAGGCTTATCCATTATTGGTTCACCATCCACAGTCTTCAGCTTTCTCTTCTTGTATCCATTCCTGTAACCTGTTCTTTGATTAATCCTTTCATATCTTTCAGCATTCAACTGTTCAATGGCCTCCTCATTCATTACATTGTTTAAAAACCAGGTAATGAACTCCTTCTTACCCTCTGTCCTATCATTTATGAAAAGCTTTATTAGTTCTTCTACACTCATTAATTAATTCTTTGTATTTGTCATTTTGTTTACCTCACTATGATATTGCAAAGAGTAATTTTGAATTTACAGTGAAGGTTTTCTAATTTCCTCTCTACTTTCGCTTGAAGAAAATAAGTTTTAATATTTGTGTGGAAAATAATATGGAAGTTAGAAAACCTCACATATTTTTCAACTTCAATAGTAAAATAATAAATGTCAACTTTTTACATCGATCACAATGGAAATATAATGAAGTTTATAGGAACTATATGAAATGAATAAGTCTTAAAATTACAGTTTCATCAAATTATCTATAGTTGTAACTTATTTCACATAATGAGTTCAAGTAAAATCCTAAATAATAGCCGTCTTTACTGTCACACAAAATAGCCAAAGAAGGAGATTTTCTTCAGTCTCGTAGAGTACCGCAACAACTATTTTACAAGTGATGATCCTGATAAAATTATTGAATTCTATAAGTAGTTGGATAACCGTGAAGAACTAATGAAGTGGATGAGAGAAAGGCCAAAAGGATTTTCCACTATACATGAAGTTGAGAGAGAGAAAGATATTGTTGTCGTAATACCCACAGCTGATTTCAACGGGAAGTTTGCAATAGATTGCAGAGAAAGTATATTCAAAGGTTTGCACATCATTTTTGTAGAAAGTAGTGGAAGAGGAGATTTTTACTTTAGCATTGCGCACAATTTCAATATCGGTATTAAGAAGGCGATGAAGTATAATCCAAAGTGGGTTGTTGTTTCTAATGATGATATGCATAAAATTGATGATTTGAATAAATTGCACTGAAGGTACAATATTACAATAACATTAGGATAACGACTTCAGCACATTGACCTACGCAACAAAAAAATTGAATACCGAAACAAATTAAATTTTATATCCTTTTTATGAAGGATTCAATCATACTCAGATTCATCAAATATTGCGAAATTAAACCTCTCAGCGTTTTTCCTCAAGATATCAGGTATGATAGATAAATCAACTTTTTTGAGAATTGCCGCAGGCCAGATTTTCTTATATCCCCTGTAATCAAAGGTTGATTGCACATTCTTTAAAAAATCTTTATAAGAACCTAGACTGGGGTCAGAGTTAATTGCTGCATTAATATGAATGCGCCATTTCTTTGCCATTGCATCAGGTTTCCTAACAGTACTAGTATGCCAAACTTCAAAATTTTTATTTGTGGAGGGATCATAATATGGCTTGAATTCTCTCTTTTTAAAGATCTTTCTTAATACATCATTAACAAAGTTACCAAATACGAAATTTGCTGCATATGGAGGTGTTACCCCAGCCGCCCCGGCCCTACCAATCGGCCTATTCCCATAGTGAATTCTATAATAGAACTTAGGGAAAACGTTAACTATCTCAGTTTCTAGATTACCAAAAAAATCCCTCTCACTAATGGCATATGCTTTTTTCCTGTCCAGATTCGTTGTATCTATTCTTTTTGGCACAAATTCATCCGTGTCTAGCATTACTTTCCAATCTGTGTTCAATAGTTTCTGTGCCTTTTCTTTTCCTCTTAAAAAAAAATCCTCATTAGTTCTGTCAGGTATCGAAGGTTCTTTTATAATAGTAACATTAGAAGGGGGATCAATTTCCATTTCACCGTATATAACTAGGGCCAGTTGATCAAAATACTTAGAGTTCCATTCCAGCCACAAATCGACAGGATATCCCAATTCCTTCCAATCATTAATCGTAAATGCATAGGCACCAATTGTCATGATAATTATTTGTTTATTTATTTAATGTTTATAAATATTAGCTATTAGAGATAGTGTACAGAATCTTGTGTAACCATAAATCATGATTGCAAAATTCATACAAAGAAAATGATGCCTCCTTGAATATTGAACACAAACAAGGAGGCATATGTATATGGAAAACCATGGCCAGAAGAATGGATATTATAACAGATCCATGATGGCAAGGATTGGAAAATAAAGGAACTGAATGTACCTAGAGATAGAGAAGGATCATTCAAAATATCTATATTCGAACCATATTTCAGATCCATAGGAATAGAAAGAACTCATAATGGCACTTTACTCTAAGAGTATATCCACAGGGAATAGTGCTAAAATAATGAAGATAATATTTCAGAATAGATATTTAAAATCAACCATATCAGCAATAACTTAAGCCACACATGAAGAGGTAAAAAGATTCCAGGAGAGATCTCTTGATCGAAGATATATTGCCATATTCCTTGGTGGATTATTCTTTTTCATGAGAAGAGACATGGTAGAAAAAGAACCTTTCAAAATTGTCATGGGGATAAGGGAACCTCCATTATTCATAGCAGATGGTATACCAAAATTTGATGAGGAAATAAGAAAGATATTTCCAGGATCTGATTTCCAGTTATGCACCATTCATGCATCAAGAAATCTTGAATCAGATGCAGAATAATCGGATAAGGAATGAAATAGATCGTGATCTAAAAGATATATTAAGATCAGGCACAAAGGATTCTGCAATTGAAAGATTTACTCACTTCAAAAGCAAATGGTCATCAAAGTATCCAAGGCCTGTGTACAATCTGGAGAAGAAGCTTGGATATTTGTTCACTTACTTTCAGTATCCTGAAAGTATCAGGGGATCACTTCACTCATCGAACATAATAAAGAGGATGAACAAGGAGATTAGAAGAAGAATAAAGGTTATAGATGCACTACCAAGTGAAAGTTCAGTAATGAAGATCATATATCTAAAAGTGGCTGAACTGAATGAAGGATGGTTCAATAGAGTGATAAAGGGATACTGTAAATGTAAGGATGAGAACACAGATGTGTTCAGGGAGAGGTATCCTTGATATTACACTTACTTCCGGACACTATCATTAAACTGATTAACGTTTACTAACTATGTCAATTAATATACACACTTAAACAGAATTTTAATAAATAATTTGTCAAATCCAAAATAATTATCCAGAAAATCATAACTATTTTTTGTCTTCTTTAGTCTCCAGAATGTATTAAATATGGGTAGCATTTTGATCCTTAAAATTTTTAACTTCCTTTAAATACTTATATGTCAGATTTTATAATATCAATACATAAGGTTAAAACTGCCAATTTTGTACTCAACAGAAGAGTTTGTAAGGGCTAAGAACTTTATTTTTTTTAATGTTGTTCAATATCTTATACTAATTTAAAACAAATTTAAAGTTTAACTTTTCCTGCGCCTGATAAAACTGTATTATCAACCTTTAAGGAAAATCCTTAAGATGGCTGCTTAAGTACCAATGAAACAATTAATGCCGTTATAACCGTAATTCCATCTATGCATGGTCTTATGTTTCCTTATGCTTTTATTGATAATGCCTTAAAGTCTTTATGTGTTGATTACAGAGTATGCATACTAAACCTGTTCTACCATTGCCTAATAGAATATGGATATATCAGTATTTGTCCGTAGGATTCTTCAATTTTATCATAATTCTTGTTCCAAAGAATCTGGTTTGTCAGAATCCATTTTCGTTTCCTGTTTGACAATCTCCTTATGTCTTATTTATCATCTTACAATAACGTTTGTGGTAAATTCCGATTCGATCCGTGTAACTTTCCATAATAACATAACCAATTATACAATTACTGTCTTCGTGTGATTCTGAATATTGTTTATACAAACCCTTCTATTTCTTCACCTAATCAATTCGGTTCTATATACAAGTTTAATGTAATCCGCTGATATTAAACAGTTTAACTCCACTTTAAGGTTATTTTAACAATTTTTCAAATTAAAAATAAATGTTTTTAAATAAATAGAAGACCTCATTAATTTTTTGCAATGAAAATAAAATATGCGATCTAGCATTTACAAAATGTCGTTAGATAAATTCAAAAACCTACAATAAGTATTTATAATAGTGTGCAAAATTGATTTATGCAGGAAAAATAAACTTTAAATCATAATTTTAAATCATA contains:
- a CDS encoding transposase, producing the protein MQNNRIRNEIDRDLKDILRSGTKDSAIERFTHFKSKWSSKYPRPVYNLEKKLGYLFTYFQYPESIRGSLHSSNIIKRMNKEIRRRIKVIDALPSESSVMKIIYLKVAELNEGWFNRVIKGYCKCKDENTDVFRERYP